tgcgcggccgctcagcatagctgagcgggcgctcaggaccctactggatttttcctgagtttgctccgtttcttcgccgtaatctgcccctttctttcctctcgcaatggtgaacacatgccaaggcttattcttgatgattactcctccgaaatgcaactaataccctgaaatgcataaacactagaaaaacgcatcaaatacacaaaatacttgatttcaaggaaccaatttaagctattttaagacgttctaagtggtataaaatgccacttatcacttatctagaaacttgattcttcagaatcatttcaattgatcattgtttaagctcagttattgctattatgacttgctgagctagttagctcacttttgcaaacctttttatgttttcagcagttgaaaaggaaattattggtaacgaggattccctgtccagtgtgcgagctaggattccaggttaagttggatcgagctagcatgaactttatattgtagatgatttatgcaagattgtaagaacgatatcattatcaattgtaagttgaactagttgggatttggtacgatgtaataaaagttaaggttgtggcttatttttaTACTTTTACCTGTTGcatccgtggttgtgtaaagaagggtcaatgcatataatattttatatacaggtttatatattgggtgtatgttgtgaaccccaaacttctgacctggtTATGGAGGGCGTCACAATCGTCTTAAAAAATacttaaaaaaatcaaatttgaaaaatcacatctatctatctatccatattataataaccggaatgaggtataatttgacatgtctttttttggttggtttgttATCCCTATTTATGACCGTCAgatctttttaatcaagtgatcaggattgttagattcaaatactaaaaaaatatacACTACTCAACCTCGCAAATTCGAACCCCGCAAACAatacatatttatattattatttatacaataCTAAAGTTTTCAGGTTCGACcccaccaacaacaaatatttatattattatttatacactattCAAGATTCATGTTAGAATCTCAGcaacaaatatttataaatatactaataagataataattctaaaagaaatttattataattttaaataatataaaaatattaataaaaattcatGAATCGCACGGTTTCTCAAGCTAGTGATTTTAAATGAAAAAATTCAATTAGACATAGGTCACGTATGTTTCACAAAAATTTAACCTCAAATGGAATAAATTTATCcaattcaaatttaaaattttaaaaatcaccAGAAAATGTGCAATATATGCAGAGGTCAACATTTGTCGATATAAAATGGGGAACAAATAACCGCCGGGGCCCTAGATCCTCTGATACCCGGTAGATATTCTTTTCTTTTGGGCCAAGCCGGCGTTACAACCAATTCAAAAACCGGCGTTACAACCAATTCAATGAACCTGTCcgaaacacacacacacaaacaacACATTTTACACATACATTCATTCAATTCTAAACAACAACTACCAGAAAGTAGTTAGAACAAGATTATTGATAATGTTACATACAATTCCAGTTTAACCAAACTCCTCTTTCTATCTTTTCAACCTTAAATTTACTGCACAACACAACTCAACACAACCCCCCCCCCATCTTTCTTACACACATATTTATATCTACTTCCTATATTAGTATAATTGTAGTTGAATTTTGAGGATAATTTAACCTTAAAATTTAACTGAAAAATGGAAGGAGTAGATTATTTAGCTGATGAGAGGAGCAAGGCTGAGTTTGATGTTGATGCAATGAAGATTGTTTGGGCTGGTTCTAAGGAGTCTTTCGATCTCGTTGATCGTATGTCCAAGCTTGTTGCTAGTGATCCTGTAATTACCCTTCTTTCTATGTCTTTGCTTTTTTGTTTTTCCAATTTTTGCTCTTCTCGTAAATGTCGTAATCTTGATGACCTTATTTAATCTACGTCTTTGTGTTTATTGTAGAGATTGTTTATGGAAAACCAATTTGGTACATAATCTTTTATCAATTAAGCAGAGAATTTCACGATAATGAATTTTAGTTGTTTCAAGCCAGGGAACATTTGTTTATAAGTCAATGCCCATAGTTGTTAAAAGGTAGCATACATACTTCATCGAAAATAAGCACACTAAATAAATGTCCAACACACATATATCAAATAATTAAGTATCAGAAATTCACACAATTTAATACTCCCACCGTCCCACCCATTTCTTTACGGTGGGTGTGAGCACAAAGGTTAAGAAAAAGAGTAAATTAGTGGTGTAAAGTAAGAAAGTGGGTAAAGTGGTGGACCTATCAAGTATCAATATTTGTAATCTGGAAAGCAGGGATTCTTCACTCTCTTGCCGCACCGTGCACCGGATTCTTGGGGATTCTTGCGTGCACGGGGATTCTTGGGGATTCTTCTCTCATTCACGAGTGAGAGAAGATAATACAGATACTTGAACATTTAATCAATTAACTATGCTAAAATGCATCAGTTGGATTATcaagtaataataatatatatttttaacaaTAATGTACTCATGATGAACTTATGTAGTTCATTATTTAGTTTAATTTGGTTGAAACTCCTGAAAGatatatacaaatatatttttaatgtATTAATGTTTGGCGAATCCCCCGCACCCGAATCCCCATATTTTTAGATTTGCCGAATTCCTATATCCCCCCGCACCACGCACCCCCGCACCCGAACTCATGCTTCCTAGTTTGGAATAATGCTAGATGTACCAAATTGGTACCCAAAATGGATACCAAATGTCAAATGTTATGCATTGATTGGCTACAAATTAATCATAATAGTACACCCCCATGCATTCACATTAGTTCTACCAATAGCATCATCCTGTAATGTCAAATCACCAATGCTACGTCATTTGGTACCCAATTTGGTACCCAATTTGGTACCTCTGCACTACTCCAATATTTAACATATAGAGTGAGTATATGGGAAGAAAACAGAAGatgtaattgatttttatattccataaaaatgttttgaaatgtaaagaattgagaGGGATATCCAAATAAGGAAAGTGTAAAGAAATAGATGGGAAGGAGGGAGACAAAAAACAATTTCTAGTAGTGTGCAGTCAACAGAACACCACTTGTTTTTGAAATAACAAAAGAAACATAATAACAATGGCATTCAATTGTGTTCTAGGAAGCACCGACACTGATACGGCGATACGGGAGACGGGATACGGGGATTCGTCAATTATCAAAGTGTCCTGTATACGGGACACGGCAAAAAAagttataaaaatataaaaaatatttttatatgcgttatatatatagatgtatgtatatatttgattgtatatatatagAGTTATAAGAGATGAAGAGGGGAGGTTATAAAAGACAGAGAGACACAAAATTGGGCTTAATATAAGATGGTTTGTGCTTTTAAAAAAAGATTTTGGGCCTTTTTAAGATGATTTTAGGCTTTTTTATATGGGCTGAGTCGGTGGGCCGTGTCGGTCGCGTGTCGAACCCGTGTTGGTCGCATGTCGAACCCGTGTCGGTCACATATCAGTTGCCTTTTTCTGTCGACACACCATGTGGCGTGTCGGACACGTACTCAGCCGTGTCGGTGCCGTGTCCGACACGCATACGGCATCCTTTTTGGAGTGTCGGTACTTCCTAGATTGTGTTCCTTTTTATATAATCATCTTCTAAACATCTTACTTGCAACTGCTATGTTGTGATTTTTGTTGCTTTAAATTGATGGCAAGTTATTGCAAAGCAAGTTAGACTTAGACTTGTCAACTCTCTTCACAAAATGCAGGAAAGTGGCTCATTATCTTTTAATACATAGTCAAAACTCGGTGCTTGAATGTGTTATGGGTTTAACTTTTTACAAGTTTTAATGAATCAAAATGATtcacacttgttgggccctctttttggacaacttaagcctttgtgagTCAGGagtacttctgacagtttttcctttgtcaggatttgtcttgtcaaaAGCAGATTTAGTAGAACCAAGAGAATGgagcacacaagcaactttatcaaatttaggcaaaggttcataatagttgtgatacagcttatgataggaattacaagtataaatcgaatgccaactactaccacaatgaaaacaaggattttgtggtttataaaatactgatctacccctaatatcagactcaggaatagcagttttcattttcttactcctcctgcaatcaatagcaagatgattagtattaccacagttataacaagtttttctaggagcattgggaacaaccttataatcagaatccttagaaataccttgcttactttcttttaggactttttactcCTTACTAAAACTGGTTGGTTAATCATATTCTAGGCTGTTCTATTAACTACCATAACTAAAATAATGAAGTGCCTGAATGGTTCAACTTTAATTTTGTGCTGTATAATTTCAAAATTTACTCATTTAATGTGTACCATTCTTATTTAACAAATAACCCTCAAAATGATTAGCTTTATAAGTTAAGCGACAATCCTAGATTCTAGATACCTGAAATTATTGTTAAATTGCTTTATCTGACCTCAGCAGTCAGCAATTAATATTGATCCGGTAATCGGCTATATAAAGTTAAAAGTAGGCAATTTAAAAGTTTAAAAGCATATCTTTTTGTTTGCTCTCTTATGGGACTATCAGTTGTTACTAAATCTGTAGATGAATCATACTTCAGACATATCTTAAGACTTGATGATTTAGCACTTGAAAACCAACTAATTTAGATGGGGATTCATATAAATCTTACTAAATTGCAAGGTCACTTCTAGCTGccaatttttttttctaattacTGTTCTTGTTTTGTATAATTCCTGATATCTCTTGTTATGGATTTAGGTTTTTCGAAAGGATAACAGGACTATGCTCGACAGAAAGGCCTTGTTCAAGTGCACCCTTGAAAAATCAGCTTATGCATTTAAGCTGGTCAATGAACTAAATCTAACTTGTAGGTCTTTAATCAAAATTCTCAAGTTATTTTTTTGTACAGAGGCCAAGAAGAGTTAAATTATGACCTGTAGTTTTGGTTAAATTACTTACTtggttataattttaatattgcAGATGAAGAGGCAACTAAGCTAAGATTTTTTATAGATGAACCTACCTTTACAGATCTTCATTGGGTAACTTCTATTCTTTGTGGTTACCGTCGTAGATTTTGTCTGCTTATGTTGATCTACAGATGGACTGTAGAAAGTGAATTGTGTCTGTTAATTATCATAAGGGGCTCATTTGTTGTACTTGGACTTATAAATATGTATTGTCTGCAAATTGTGTCATTGCCTCAAAAGCGAGAATAAAACCCCCACTGTATTAGGTCCTTGACTGTCTCATCTATACTGTATTTTGTTCCTGGCCAGGGAATGTTTGTTCCTGCTATAAAAGGACAAGGTACTGAGGAACAGCAAGAAAAGTGGTTGCCGCTTGCCCAAAAAATGCAAATCATTGGCTGCTATGCACAAACTGAACTTGGTCATGGATCCAATATACAAGGTCTTGAAACCACTGCCACATTTGATTCCAAAACAGACGAGTTTGTGATTCACAGTCCCACACTTACATCAAGCAAAGTGAGTATTCTGATTTACGAGACATGTCTAGTTTTTGGGCTCTTCTCAGATAATAAAACTTTTAAAGTGCCTTTGCGTGGTCTTTCACTTGTAGTCCTAGTTTATAACTTTATATTATAAACAACTACAGATTACTTAAATAATACAATTAAATTCCCCCCCCCCTCCATttcaaaaaaagaaaagaaaagaaaatagcTAATACTATTTATACTGGCTTGATGTCTAACTTGGTTAACTTTCACTATACTAGGATTTCCCAAACTTTCACTTATGTGTTTGTTTCACTTTATCTTACTAGTGGTGGCCCGGAGGCTTAGGTAAAGTATCGACACATGCTGTTGTTTATGCCCGTCTTATAACCGAGGGTCAAGATCATGGGGTACATGGTAATTACAGATCAACTCTTCCTCATCGTTTTCTGGAAATTATCTGAGCAAGTACTCTTTCCATTCCCTTTACTAAGTCATTTTAGGTTTTTGTTGTGATTACTTTCAGTCGTGCCAGAATTTTAAAGCATATGAAATAATCAAACTTCTTTTGAGTGCCTCTAAGTTgatatactccctctgtcccaaacatttctttacactttcctttttgggatgtcccttACAATTTTTTACATTTCAAAATCTTTCAAAagtagtaaagtttttataatataaatattaaccaCATCCACTACTTacctccactatacccactttatacataaaatattgatcggtcccactactttaccCACCTTTTAAATTTCCTCCACTACTTTATTATTCTTCTTAAACTCCGTGCCCAACCCAAATGTAAATAaatgggagggacggagggatGATTACACTATGTTTTTACCTTATCTTTCTACTAACAAAGCTGTAAGATGAGTACAGTAACAAAGTTATTCACATTGTAATTTATATATGATGGCTTCTTGTGTGTGTGTGAAATTCTTAATAATGACTAATAAAAAGGAATGGAGGGAGGGTAATTTTGTTAAGTAACTAGAGAAACCATAATGACATTCTATGTGCAAATACTTTGTGAAGGTTTTATTGTCCAACTGCGGAGCTTAGAGGATCATTTACCTCTTCCGGGCATAACTGTTGGTGATATTGGTACGAAATTTGGAAATGGAGGATACAACACAATGGATAACGGCGTGTTAAGATTTAATCATGTGCGTATACCTAGAAACCAAATGTTGATGCGGTAAGTCAAAAAACTAAGCAACACCCTATGAATCTCTTTCTTACTCGTTTTAATAATGTGCATCTTCTCGTTAATGCTCTATGCACTTTAGCTAATAGCACCATTATTGTTGTAGTGCAAGAATTTGCAGAAAATAAAATTTTCTGTTAAAGTGAATCTTAAATTTGTGGTTGCTTAACTGTCAGAAACCAGTTAGTTTTATGTTCATAATTTCTTAGCAAATGATTGGGAAAAATCGGAAGAAACTAGAAAGTCTGTCTTCTTAATACTTTTTTTAGCAAGTGACCAGGGAATCTCCATAGAAAGACTAGTTGACAAATCTGATTAATGGGTGTAGATCTAAGAAGCTGCTGAAGCTTGTCAAATTTGGGTCGATTTTACTAAATCCTTCGGGCAATATCATCCAGTGCTCTGCTGAGTTCATTTTTAGTGTGTCGGTGCTTTGTGCCTCTGTTTTATCGGACAAAGGGTGACCTGAGATGCTACATATAAAGCTTTTGTAGGTTCCACCAAAGTGCTTCCCTTGGCGGGAAAAAAGCAATCTCTAGAGTGAAAACATAAAATTAGAGCCTCTAGTTCTTAGAATCTGTTCTTGAACACTATTTGATCATTGGCATATAATAATTGGGAGAATTTATGTTGCATATGTAAAAGGTGGCGTATGAGTGAAACTTTTTGATTGATACAAGTGATCTTTAGTGTAAGAGAAACACATGGAAGATGGAAATCCTACTTGTACTCTTCCTATTCCATTATGTTTTCTTCAGTTTAATAATTTTTGTATAGCAAGAATGtagtgcccgtttgggaaatcttaaaataagtaacttatgacttaaaatgattaagtgcgaaataagtgataagttgataaatacttataagttctataagtgtttggataaatttacttataagtcagaattttttttacttaaatgaattaaaacaaataattattaaatataattatcttagttcatgaatcttaaattagaaaatatttaaaaatttatattttaaaatcaaaactttagaaaaaagtgaaaaaatgaaaataagttggaaaaaagtacgtcattgccaactttcaacttatcagcttataagttgtaaattcagcttataagttgggtcgacaaacactcgtcgataagctGTTAAGGGCTTATAAGCCATAAGTGGCTTATAAGTAGCGTGCCAAACAGGCAATGTTGGTCATGTATGTAAGCTCTCATCTACAATTGTATACAACATATATTTTGTATTACAAGGGATGTTTTTGTAGATTGTATTCTGATGGATTCTATTCTACAGTTCTTTTCACTATTATTTCAGTCTCGTTTTGTTTAGTCCTCTAGTGTTGTTTTGTCTTTGAGTCATTGTATTTCCTGTCCTCCAACTACAACTGGAGGTTGGTTTCTATGAATTGgcttttaaaaaaaatgtatgTGTGGGTATGATTGTTATTCTGATATCATTTGAATTTTCAGTGTCATGCAGGTTTCGAGAGAAGGGAAATGTACATACTCTGATGTTCCTCGCCAGCTTATCTATGGGACTATGGTATATGTCCGGCAAACTATTGTAAGTGATGCTTCGATTGCCCTATCCAGGGCAGTTACTATTGCTACAAGATATAGTTGTGTTCGCAGACAATTTGGTTCACAGAATGGTGGACCGGAGACTCAGGTAATTAAAAACCTGAATTAAGCCTTAAAAAATACGCCGTCTTCCTTTGAAAGTGTACATTGTTTAATGGTGTTAaatattcaattatttttatgttgaggTTGGCCTTACCATGAAATTACTAAAACACGCATTTTTTATTTTCTTGGGATGCTCATTAGCATTTTCCCCAAAGATCTAACTCCTTCCCTTTGTTTTTTAATTAGGTCATTGATTACAAAACACAGCAAAACAGGCTTTTCCCCTTGCTGGCTTCTGCTTATGCATTCAGATTTGTTGCTGAATGGTTAAAATGGTTGTATGGTGATGTGACAGCCAGATTGAATGCAAATGATTTCTCAATGTTGCAGGAGGCACATGCATGTACTGCAGGGCTTAAGTCTTTGACCACAACTGCAACTGCTGTAAGTCACTACTTCCGACTTTTACTCCCATCTTCATTGACTAAAAAATTATTCTTCTCCAAGCGTGTGCATGGTGGCATGTGCCTTAAAAAGTCATATCattttgaataaaaattaatGTGTTCATTAGCCGACCAATAATCAGTTGAATTCTAGTTATACATTCAAAATTGTCAGTGAAAAGGGTGAAATTTGGTACTTTTGTCTGTTTCAGTCCATTTTAAGAAAATATTGGAAAGAGAATTGTATCTATTGTACATTTGGTTGCAACTTTGGTACTTTCTCTAATTATATTAAAAGCCCATTTATCTTAACTTATGTAGCATTTAAAACGATTTAGCTGAAAGGGATGAATATTAGATATTTCATTTCCCTTGTTTATAGTAGCCTCTTCATTTTTAAATAGATGACTTTCTTGTTTTCTGTAGGCAAATTTAGAATGCAGGAAGGTAAGGAATTTAATGCATCAGATCTTTCTTATAACAAACCTGTATTATTTGAAATTAAATTATTTGATCATTATATACACCTCATACTTAATAGACTTGTAGAAAAGAAAAAGACTCGTATGGCAAACACAACTTAATTTAGAGTGTTCATTATAGAGTGGATTTGTACACGATCCTTTTGGCAGTGAACTGTCATTAACATCTAATCATGTTAATAGAGTTTCCGTAGTAGTAAGCTGGAGCTGTATCCTGACTGTCTCAACAGCAAACTTTGATCATCTCCTGTGGACAAGGTTGCCTTCTAGCAGTTTTCAGCGGATATTTTTTTTGCTACAGCTTTTCATGTATTTTCCTGTGCTTGGGACGTGTAAATACATTTTTTTCTCCTGAACAGTTATGCCtatttatcagagtttatgtacCAATAATATgcaaaatttatttaattttactcTGCACATAGGAAGTGAAGTTTCACTTTAATTAGAAGATTCACATAGACATACTCTACAGAGATATAAGAATGAGTAACTATACTATTTAGTTAATTTACTTGCATTTATACAGCCCCGATTTCATCTAATTAGACGTCCACCAGAAAATGATTAATGTAGCAGGTGACTTTATATTAAATTATACACACATAGATAGACATACTCGTGTTTCAGAAAATGTTATTAATTTTATTCATACTTAAAAAGCTAACCATTTAAAAAGTTAACCCAATTCATTTTCGTTTTGTGAATATTGGGTATGATAATTTTGTTAGATACTTGGGTGCAACTTCTATATTGGGGCACCACTATTAATTATATGCAACTTTATTACCTCATTTGAATGTTCCTTCTGTTTGTCAGAAGTTTGATTGAAGCTATCTCAGCTTTCATTTAAAATGGTTGATTTAATTTGTGTCCAGGATGCTATTGAAGAATGTCGGAAATTGTGTGGGGGCCATGGCTACCTGTGTAGCAGTGGCCTTCCTGAACTGTTCGCAATGTATGTACCTGCCTGTACATATGAAGGAGACAATATGGTGCTGCTTTTACAGGTATGTATAGCAATATTATTTTTTGTAGTATTCTACTCGCATATTTTTGTAGTAGGGAACCACTGTATCAAATATGACTGTAACCACTGGGTACCAGTGCATCTTATGCTCTATTTTAGCCTATGTTATATTTTAGCCCTAATGTTAAGTATTATTGCTTCTACTGACAAAGCTCTATTGTAGGTTGCGAGGTTTCTTGTGAAGACTGTGTCTCAGTTGGGATCTGGAAAAAAGCCGGTAGGGACAACTTCTTATATGGGGCGAGCCGAACATTTGCTGCAGTATCGTTCAAATGTTGAAAGAGGTATTATTTTCTTTACCAAGTGCAGTCTAATGCTCTCTAGTTGTGTATTGAAAACTAGGAGGTAGTGAAATATTGTTTGGATGAATTGATAATGTTCAAATATGTGACTCTTGGTAATTTAGTGTTAATGCTTTGAACAGGGGAAATACATGTTAGACTTGATTGCGATCTTAAATGTTTTAATACTAACATGGTAGTCAGCTCAAAGAATCACATGCAAGATTGCATTGATGTCATTGTAGCAGTTTATAATAGTGAACACCTAATCATTTAGCTTTTGCACTGCATGCAGCTGAAGATTGGCTAGATCTCGGTGCAATACTAGAGGCATTTGAGGCTAGGGCATTCAAAATGGTTGTTTCCTGTGCTCAGAGTTTGCGCAATTTTCCAACCCCTGAAGAAGgtgatataatatttataaagTTGTGATTAAAATgtttttagtctctatttttcCACAAATTATGAGCAGAAGCAACGTCCAGAAGGACATGAAAAGTTCTTCTTTTTCAATCAAAGATTCATCTTCATTAAGAAGATCAGCTAACAAACCTGTAGATAAACAGGAAGGAACATTAGTTTCCTGGTATTCTTGGACAGCATAAAATAAAAGCACAAAGTGGGGGTACAATCTGCTACTTACATATCATGAACTTCTAGATTAAGAAGTTTCTGCAGTGCATTTATGGTCCAAGATTAGGTGTCTGATTGTTGTAGATAATGATATATAAGTTTTAAATGACTACAAAGATGCTTATGCATTTGTTTCGTTAACTATAGGCTTTGCGGAACTGTCAGCAGATTTAGCTGAGGTAGCAATTGCTCACTGCCAGCTGATTGTAGTTTCCAAGTAAGCTTGTCTCCTCTCGGTTTTCATTTAAAGCATTTTTTGTTGTAAAACTACACTTCTTTCTTTAAGTTCAAAATGTTCTAATAATCTACTTGACAAAACAATGCAATATttagttaaaaaaataaaaataaaaaatcatgCAAGTGCCCGGGAA
This genomic interval from Apium graveolens cultivar Ventura chromosome 8, ASM990537v1, whole genome shotgun sequence contains the following:
- the LOC141677415 gene encoding peroxisomal acyl-coenzyme A oxidase 1-like, whose amino-acid sequence is MEGVDYLADERSKAEFDVDAMKIVWAGSKESFDLVDRMSKLVASDPVFRKDNRTMLDRKALFKCTLEKSAYAFKLVNELNLTYEEATKLRFFIDEPTFTDLHWGMFVPAIKGQGTEEQQEKWLPLAQKMQIIGCYAQTELGHGSNIQGLETTATFDSKTDEFVIHSPTLTSSKWWPGGLGKVSTHAVVYARLITEGQDHGVHGFIVQLRSLEDHLPLPGITVGDIGTKFGNGGYNTMDNGVLRFNHVRIPRNQMLMRVMQVSREGKCTYSDVPRQLIYGTMVYVRQTIVSDASIALSRAVTIATRYSCVRRQFGSQNGGPETQVIDYKTQQNRLFPLLASAYAFRFVAEWLKWLYGDVTARLNANDFSMLQEAHACTAGLKSLTTTATADAIEECRKLCGGHGYLCSSGLPELFAMYVPACTYEGDNMVLLLQVARFLVKTVSQLGSGKKPVGTTSYMGRAEHLLQYRSNVERAEDWLDLGAILEAFEARAFKMVVSCAQSLRNFPTPEEGFAELSADLAEVAIAHCQLIVVSKFIDKLKQEIPGKGVKQQLVFLCDIYALSLLHKHQGEFLATCTITAEQASLANTQLRNLYSQVRPNAVALVDSFNYTDHYLGSVLGRYDGNVYPKLYETAWKDPLNDSVVTDGYVEYIKPLLKGKLHLSRL